From Proteiniborus sp. MB09-C3, the proteins below share one genomic window:
- a CDS encoding ATP-binding protein produces MKFVGREYELNVLEKLYNEDAFQFVVMYGRRRVGKTRLLSEFCKGKNAIFFVAEEYNDKMALEKFSRKILEHFHMDEWIQKFDSWEKAFLFLNQKAEKEPLILVIDEFPYIVSANPSIPSLMQNLIDHQLKASKLFIVVCGSSMSFMEKEILSYKSPLYGRRTAQMKIEPFDFFDSIKFFPNYSLEDKVTAYGIVGGIPQYLLKFKDVFSIEENIKNQILNKSSYLFEEPATLLKQELRELALYNSIIEAIATGSSKLNEIATKVGEDSSKSSNYIKSLIELEILEKQIPIGEKENSKKTTYSIKNPLFRFWYRFIFTNIGLIEQEMIDYVYEKKILLELNDFLGSTFKRICVDFLKHKNKRMELPFIFERIGQWWGNNPIMKREEEIEILAISKDNALLGECKWRNQLLDMGVINSLLEKSQALSYKNKHYVFFSKSGFTDDVINFAKYNEKIILVDFKEIGIETTEKQSEHKM; encoded by the coding sequence GTGAAGTTTGTAGGTAGAGAATATGAACTAAATGTTCTTGAAAAATTGTATAATGAAGATGCATTTCAGTTTGTGGTTATGTACGGAAGAAGGAGAGTAGGAAAAACTAGATTGTTAAGTGAATTTTGTAAAGGCAAAAATGCAATATTTTTTGTAGCAGAAGAGTATAATGATAAAATGGCACTTGAAAAGTTTTCTAGAAAAATATTAGAACATTTCCATATGGATGAATGGATTCAAAAATTTGATTCTTGGGAGAAGGCTTTTTTGTTCCTTAATCAAAAAGCTGAAAAAGAACCTCTAATATTAGTAATAGATGAATTTCCATATATAGTTTCTGCCAATCCTTCTATTCCTTCTCTTATGCAAAATCTAATAGATCATCAATTAAAGGCTAGCAAGCTATTTATAGTTGTATGTGGTTCTTCTATGAGCTTTATGGAAAAAGAAATTCTTTCTTATAAGAGCCCTCTCTATGGTAGAAGAACTGCTCAAATGAAAATAGAACCATTTGATTTTTTTGATAGTATAAAGTTTTTTCCTAATTATAGCTTAGAAGATAAAGTAACAGCATATGGAATTGTAGGGGGAATACCTCAGTATTTATTAAAATTTAAAGATGTATTTTCTATTGAAGAAAATATAAAGAATCAAATATTAAACAAGTCAAGCTACCTTTTCGAAGAACCAGCTACTTTATTAAAGCAGGAGCTTAGAGAACTAGCTCTATATAACTCGATTATTGAAGCTATTGCTACGGGAAGCTCTAAGTTAAATGAAATAGCTACAAAAGTGGGTGAAGATAGCTCAAAGTCCTCCAACTATATAAAATCTCTTATAGAATTGGAGATTTTAGAAAAACAAATCCCTATAGGGGAAAAGGAAAACAGCAAGAAAACTACTTACTCCATAAAAAATCCTCTGTTTAGATTCTGGTATAGATTTATTTTTACTAACATAGGACTTATTGAACAAGAAATGATTGACTATGTATATGAAAAAAAGATATTACTTGAATTAAATGATTTCTTAGGAAGTACTTTTAAAAGGATTTGTGTAGATTTTCTAAAGCATAAGAATAAAAGAATGGAACTGCCATTTATTTTTGAAAGGATAGGGCAATGGTGGGGAAATAATCCTATTATGAAGAGAGAGGAAGAAATAGAGATATTGGCAATTTCTAAGGATAATGCCTTGCTTGGTGAATGCAAATGGAGAAACCAGCTTTTAGATATGGGGGTTATTAACTCGCTATTAGAAAAATCACAAGCCCTGAGCTATAAAAATAAACACTATGTATTTTTCTCAAAATCAGGATTTACAGATGACGTTATTAATTTTGCAAAATATAATGAGAAAATTATACTGGTAGATTTTAAGGAAATTGGTATTGAGACTACAGAGAAACAGTCCGAGCATAAGATGTAG
- a CDS encoding YjfB family protein, whose translation MDVAAMSTAISKSSIQQQASLAVLKLSMDSANVQSANLADMLQQSTKAMETSINPHLGGNVDIKL comes from the coding sequence ATGGATGTAGCAGCAATGTCAACTGCGATTAGTAAATCCAGTATACAACAACAGGCTAGTTTAGCAGTTTTAAAGCTGTCAATGGATTCTGCAAATGTACAATCTGCTAACTTAGCAGATATGCTTCAGCAGTCAACAAAAGCAATGGAGACGTCCATAAATCCACATTTAGGTGGAAATGTGGATATCAAATTGTAG